The genomic region TACCAAGCAAGAGGACTGGAGGCGGATGGGAGAGGTTTTCAGGTCCTTCTGCCAAACCAGCCAACATCCCAACCAAGTGGAACAAATCAGCGGTCGCATCGCCATAGCACTCCTGTCTGAGAGCAAAGATAAGCTGTCTCTGCCTTTTGCTGCCTTTGCTGAGACAGGTAAAAGAAACCTGTGCtttatattttccaaaatatgtCTCTGTTTATTAATTTGTAATAACTGAAGAATAAGCCcatttgattttaattattcTCATTTTTTAGTGTGTCAGATTGATGCTCAGGACACTCTGATCCGGAGTTTTTTAGGCAGAATTGGAGTCTCGCTTATGTTAAGATACcacaaaacacatcagtggGCCAAGGTAAATAACCCATcggatgaatgaatgaaatggcCTGTAAACTCACATTTTACTAACTTGGTTTCTATACTATACAAAAAATGCTAATTAGATCAGATCAAATCtatggtttttctttttgtgttaaaatgaatGGATTGGGCGATACATGGAACCTTTTTGGCAATGACAGCACAGAAATactgcaaatacacaaacatctTCGTATAAATCGCcttgtacagtgtgtatgtgtgtgtctatgaatGTAGGGTCGGAGGGTGGTGGAGGTTCTGTCTGTTTCAAAAGTCAACTACTCAACACTGAAGGGTCTGTTTGGGAACGAGGATGGAGCTTCACGCTGCTGCCTGGTCACTGTGGCCACCGAGCTCTTCCTTCTGAGTGGCAGTGTGGAGGGAGCTCTGAACACACTACCGAGGTAACAGATGATGCCCAGACTGGCCTACTCAGACTCATGACTCCAGTGTTTTTGGGAGAGTCACTGTTTCATAACTTCTCAGTGGTCATGTACACTATTTGGCTCAATGCAAAATGTACACGATGGGCATCAGAGACAAAActctctttttacatttgtgacATTGGACTAGGATGAATACAACTAAAGCACATTTTGAATGACTTTTGGAACCAGGCAGAAGGGTTTAATATGATAATTTGATAGCACACTGCCTATGTTGAatccaaatgaaaacagaaaggaaTCAGACAGACCTGGCAATGCAATACATGCATACAAAACAGTGCCTTGGCAAattgtgtggttgttgttgtttatgtacCTGTCAATTAAGAAAACGAATGGTTCCTGAGTTCGAGCTCATGGCCATGTGAGCCTCCAGATCTGGACAGTCGGAGTCGTGTGTTGATGCGCCTGGCTGAGAAAACCtctcacagagacacactggAGGTTCTCTGTAATCTCCCTGGAATCAAAGAGCCGAATGGTGAGCGAACACAACCTTTAGATAAAGAATTTTAAACCTGGAGGCACAGGAAGGGGAAGTTGTCATTGCCAGGAACGGCTAGGAACAGCTAAGAATCACAGTTTTATCAGTGTAAAGCCATCCTGTCATTATATATTTTAAGATTCAGATAAATCTGTATCAGACAGGGCTTTGACCCTGCAAAAAGGACAACATCTTTTGTTGGGATTTTCTCAACAGCTTCTGTGTATTGCACAGTATCAGGAACATATTTTCTCCCTCTAttctcagttttgttgttgcagGACAAATAAATAGAGTTTGGATCGGGTTCTCTTTAAAtacccatctctctctgtttttggcTACAGACCTCAAAatgattttatgtatttgtttttatgttttcccCCAGACCTGGTTGATATCTCCAGGTACAGTCCACTGTTTAACTCTCATCTACaagtgtgtgtggacagacagGTCCTCCCTGTAGCCTCAGATACAGTGGACTTCATGCTCTCTAAAAACCTGGCTGTCGACCACACTATGCTTCACATACTTTTACACAAACTGGGCAAACAAAACCTCTGGCTCCGCGCACGGGAAGTCTTCAGACGTGAGTATCACTTCCTGGTTTATTGGCTACTCCACTGTGATTAATATGGCTCATAAAGACAATTTAGAACAAGCTTAGTTTCTGATATACGTAGCTCCAATCATTGATCAGTCATCAATCAAACGTTTACAAATTAAAAAGATTCAGGTTTGATTAGACAAATGGATGACTTTGACAGTTGTTGGAACATTAAATTCAATGGTcactttgatgtgtgtgttcaccagACTCTCTGGGTGTGGGGTACTACCCTGGTGTGTCAGCTCCCGCTGGTTTCATGACACTGATTGTCCCCTGTCGGCTGGGGGAAGTGGAGCTGGCTCTCACCTTTGAGATGTTCATCACTGTCAATGCAACAATCATTCTCCAGCTTTCAGAGACCACCACTTCCTGCCTCAGCATTACTCTCAGAAGGTAACGTGTGTACTGTGTCTGAGTGAACTCCCTCTGcataatgttgtgtgtgtgtgtgtgtacatgatgttcctgcttcctcttcttccagGACTCAAAGTGTTGAGAGTGAGTACCTCTCAGCTGGTAGCCGCCTTCTCTCTGCAGCTTGTATCCCCCAGCCCAAACTAATTGTTCACTACACAGCAGTTAACTCCTCGCAGGAGCAAGTGTTCACACTTGACATTTCCTCTGCTCGACGCTGGCTCCGCCACAATCATTTGTGGGCCACTGAGGTGTGGACGCATTGACCCCGACAGTTAGTCCCCTGCAGTCCCTGCAAGTATTTAACTTTACTGTCCCCCATAACTGCTCATGTTCCACAGACATCGTTTGACTCTGAAAACAACCAATGAAATCAGGAAAACAAACGTGTGTATTTCCGTTGGCTGTACGTTTGTACACAATGTTCATATGTCAATTTAGCCTTTGACTAAGAATCTGAAATTCTTAAGGTCACCACCAAAGACTGACACCAGAACCTTACACTGCTTTTCTTTTACAAAGCTGAtaacttatttttgtttaaataagttttaagggttttttgttgttaattcCTTGTTGTTTCCTGAGTTCTTTTAGCTGATTTGtcactcatttgtttgtgtgattaaCTATTGAAGAATAAGTCTGTCAGGGAACAACATAATTTTGCAGGGTTGTTGATGTTACAAGTATTAAACTTTGTTTAAGTGTAAATAACATCGGAGTGTAAATAGGTACATATTTATAATGGTGTTTAGTCTTTGACAGTATTATGTTACTGTATTATTTTACTGATTGTCAAAATCTCAATTGTTGCCAGTTCAAGAGCTGTGATTTCCATTTACTTTATATAAAGCTTTTATAAAAGTTGTTCTGCTCCAAAACGTTtggctctgttgttttttctttacaataGATCCTTAAAACAGACCAGctttcagactgaaacagctgTAATTATTGGTCTCACCCTAAATGCAGTTGTCTTTCTTTGTACTGAGGTTATGCGATGTCACTGTACTTGTTAGTTGCCACAGTTACTCACCTGGAGTCGACAGCATTGTATCCCTGGTGTCACAGGAACGTACATCCTCTATATAGTTTACCCAGATCATCTGTCAGTTCCAGTGGCCTTTACCTTTTTCAAGTTATGTATTTCCCTCTTCATATTGTAGCACCTGCATGTTGGTGTCGGGTTGGAGAAGCTTGATTACCTGCATATTGATCCGAGTTGAAGGGATGAagctttattttctgctgtgacaATGAACAATTTGGCACTTAAAGCATCTGGTGATCCATTCAGTTTATTGAACTAATTATGGTgatgtagtttttaaaaaataaaactacatgttttgattttatgtcCAGCTGACACAAAAGTCGCCTTCCCTGCCTTTATTACAACAGTACTACACCTATAGGGAGCCTTTTGTCTACtccatgaatttaaaaaaaagaacatcctGAGGTAGATATTTTGGGTTAGTGACTAACAAGCACAGCATTCAGCATACATGTGACAGCTTAGCTACATGGCTGCCATTGACCCACATTGCCTTCATCACCTCCTCGCAGTTATTCACCAGTGCATTGTTGCATGTAGTTAAATGTCTGTAGTATTCAGGCCTGTAGCTCTTCACCATCTTAGAAGcaatgagaaaatgtgtaaCAAGTAACAACATTCAAAGCCATCTTGACactattttcatattaacaaaaAATCACTCTTCTATTGGCTTAAATACTATCTCGTATTCAATTTTGTCAGAAATTTGAGGTAAAATAACTGTATATGGCTAGTATCTGCTTGTCCTCTGTATTACATGTGTATTTTTGCCATTATTACAAGCCTAGAGGTGTTGTAGGGCCTTGTAACCACCAGGGGGAAGTACCAGACTGTGTGGGGCAACAAGTAAAGCATGATCAGATACTGATACAGATGGTAATGGTTTGCTGGTAAACAGACCTTAGACTAGATGACTGTAGTAGTACTGCAGCACCTGTCTGGCTCTTTTTCACAATGTTCCTtagatggaggagaagatgattTATGTCAAATGTCAGTCTTACTCTAACTTTCAAGAGAAGTGTAATGCTAATCTGCTGTTATTCCAGTCTGCCTTCAATCTGGTGAAATTGAACAATGAACAGAGGGGTTGATGGGATATCTGCAGGTCTTGGAAAGTCTTAAAAAAGCTTTGtcttcagttttattcacaAAGGTCTTGAATATTAGGCAGTACTGTTAGCCATCAGATGTTTCTATATCTGGTTGCAGGCTGTTGGgagatgttttatttctatataaCTCAAAGTGATTATTGAATCATTCAACCCTTTTTCATTTAGCTCCATCAGATCTGCAGTGAACACTGTCACTACTGTTGCCTCCACAGAAGCTTGTGAACTCATAATAAGCATGTATCAATTTTAGCAAAAACGTGAATAAAGtaaatattcttttatttttttaacctataAGTCATTTTTGCCACTTATCTGTGTGTCcatttcactttaatttaattattgcTATACACAACTGGGAGGTACAGACAAAACATCCAACATGgatgtaaataaattaatgttCCTAATAAGTAATTCTTTGTCCCTACTGGGGATGTTATTCAATGACTTCATATCTTAACAATCTAAGAGACAGTCTTGAGAAGAAAGCTCAGGGGCtttcagagagagtgagagttaAAATAGACCTTCACGTGGTAAGGATACAGGAATGTCTattgaaatgttatttcatGTTAACACAGTGAAGAGGCCCACATCAGATGATATGCTGTAAATAATGGAAAATGACCATACTGGGAAAACAGACGTCAATGTATGTGTCATCCACAAATAGAGATAATCCTAACagagaagtgtttgtgtgacttcTGTGTTAGTCTCTCAGTAACCTTAGGCATCCTCCAGGCCTTAGCCTGTGTATTCCCATCGATGTTGTTGCATTACTCATATGAAAGAGTGAATCCTTCATCAGACATTAACAATAGTAGTTAACACATTAATTCTGCAGCTAGCCTCAAAAGGAATTATCAGCTGCATGCAGTGACCTGTGTGAATCCTAATGCTTTACGGACCACTCCATCAGGGGGAGGGAATGTTTTCTTACTTTGACATATCATCATAACCTCTGGCATGTTTTCAAGCCATCCATCCTTTTATCTGACTTTGCTTTCTTTTATCAACTTGCGAGGTTGCTGTAAATCAACCCGCCACCTCCCCTTTTTGTCTGAGTCACTGTTGTTCTTTCCTTTAGCGCCGACAGAAAGGGAGTAACATTTGTGACCTGTGTCAAACGAACTTAGTCAAGTGTCTCATATGATCTCATGTAGATAATAGCCTAGCCCCACGGTTTTGACcctttttaaagcaaaattttCTGCTCCACTAACTGCTTGCTATGCTTGGgtagcttgtgtttttgtaatggACCTAGTCCCTCGCTTTATCCTCCTTTCAGCAAGAAAATTGCATCTTTAGCAGTATAATTATTATTGACCTTAATGGAGCTTGTGTCAGTTCTCTTTTGCAGTTATGTATCTTTCTTATTTTATTGTTCATACTTTTTTCCACTATGGGTGAAGCACAGGGgcaaaacagacagacagagatgatcaacaaaaaattaatcagcaactattttgatgcgtgactaattgtttcagtcatGTTTCAAGCTACACATTTGTTAGTTTCTGCCTCTCAGGTGTGAAACGTGCTGCTCTTCTATATcaaattctgacatttaattgaatatatttgggttttggactgtaaCGTCACTCTAGACATCAATGATTCTGAGGGAATGTGATGGCTTTTATTTCTAATGTATTTGCCAACAGCTGGAAAGATGTACATCTTCCTCAGTAATCAATCAGCTGCACTGTGGATGTAAGTATACATTACATGCTGTTGTTTAGATGACTGGTTAGTAAAATACAGCTTTTATATACAGTAGAAGCTGTAATAAACAAAGCCACTCTGTCCAAGTGAATCActgatttcattcattctccTATATCATCATCCAGCCGAGAGACAGACATTTCGTATTGTGTATTCTAATCAAATGCTATGCCTCTGAGATGTGAACTAGATATGGAGTTAGATAGATCTTGACGTAACAGAATGGTGTGTTGATGCTGTCTTTTCATCATTCAGTCAAATACATGACTTCTGCTTCAGAGGCTGTGAAATGAGTTCTCccagtttttactgtttcagaaagagggaggaaagagaaagaaagagccaTGACAGATCAATAGCCTTCCATGTCCTGGGACTCTAAATCCATGAATGCTTCACTACTCTGTGCCTCACAGACTGCTGTTAACCCCACTACAGTGCATGTGGTCTTTAGTGTTTCAGAGGAATAATGCAGTGCATTATGTATGTCCTAAAGCTGACTTGGTTctttctttggtttgttttaagCCTCTGAAGAGCTTGTAGCTCATTCAGTGTTCAGGAGGTCAGATGTATACATATAAAACGTAAGAGGATACATACATAATTTGTTAATCTGTCTCcagtaatatttttattttgtatattcCTACAGAGACTTACAGTTTTGATGTGAAATTTATTTTGAACTTGCTGTTGTTACATAAGATCAACTTACACAATGATTTTTAGGTGAACCTATATATGGAGATGTTCAGAAGATCACACACTGGTTTAAGCACCTCTCTCgtaaatgaaaaaagaaggtGTGATcactttaaatatatatttttctttgctttcagtGCAGATAAAATTAAGAGATGTCTTGGAACAAAACTTGTAATACTCACTAATGTCCACTATAGCAGAAATTTGTCTGCCTACATCCTTCACTTAAGACCACTTGCTTCCAAATGAAGTAAATATTCTGGGGCCTACTGGTTACAGATGTTGTCCAGTAACTGCAGCAGCCATTAGTTAACCTCCCTCAGTCCTCCAGCTGGAGGGCTGGGATTCAGTAAACCCTTTATACTGTCTGAACATCAATCATAGTTTATGTGCTGTATATCCTGTGGGAACAGTAAATTTAATATAGTAAATGACTCCAGGTTTTATTCCATTTCATTTCGTTTCATTTCCTTTAACCCTCTCATTCTAATGTTGAAACAATTAGGTTTATTTTTACCTGAGGGCGAAACTGTGCGCACACCTTGTCACTCAAAGCTGACTGACGCTCGTGAACATTGACCACGCCCCCCCTCACTTTCGGGCACGAGCGTTCGGCGcacacccctctctcctccataGGACGgaagtggatttttttctcagtcGGATAAGAGCGGCTCCTGGAGCTGCAGCCCGAGCGACACGCGCCCACAAGAGCGCACACCTCATgtttatgttaatgttaattcACCAGAGAGTAAACAACGGTAGCAACGACCAAGCAAGGGACGTAGTTAAGGTCCATACGGTCGCTGGACCGAGTTTTTCCCGGTTATAGGGCACTCTTTCCTCACGCCGGCGGAGGAAAAAAACCCTGCGCATTCCTCCACGCAGAGAGCCCGAGAGGGAGACCAGCCTACGGAGGGGGAAGGAGAGCTGGAGGCGACCTCTTCACAAGGTGGACCGCCGAATTCACCCACAGAGGCTTGTCACAGAGGTCTTGTCTCATATTTGGCCTCTTTCCGTGTTTGTTTTCGATGCCCTAACGACGGGGGGAACGCCATGCTTTGATGAATAATTTACAGTCTCTCTGTCCGAGGCTCGCGCTGCGATTACCAACCAACCGTTGGCTGCGCCCGACGCCGCCTGAACGGGCCCCCATGGTGGACTAGAGAAAGATAACACGACGACGACACGGGTCTAAACCGgactgcagaaaataaataaataaaaaaggggAATACTTTAGTAGTCCTCTGGGTGCAGTTTAGTAGCGCAGAGCTCCGTAGTCATGTTGCCGAGTCGGTGGGGGAGGAGAGACGGAGCCCCCAGTACTTCGACGCCGATCCAGTGTCACTCCAGTTTCGGGTTTATTTTATGAGCCTCCACGAAGCACCATCCGACACTTTCTCTCCACAGAAGCGCCAACATCGTCCATTGTCATCTTGAGTGTCTGATTTGAAAGAATGGCGCGGACGCTTCCCCTTTAAACGCCTTACACACCTGAATTGATCTAAACAGCCTAAgcattttggcttttttttgttACCTCAGAAACAATCtttgaaaaactgtttttgaagAACCGGCTACCTCCTCGTTTAGCATCAGGTCAGAGTTATATAATACAGAGAAAAATCTGTATGTCGTTTAGCACCGTTTTCACTGTTGAGCTGACTTTGATACCTCATGAATCTACCTCAATTAGCACATTGTTTTCTACACAACACGGCGGGCTGATGTGTCCCCGGATGAATACCTCACCCTCACTGCCGCGCGTGTTGTAAACTGAGCCTGTGTTTCGGTAACGCTGCAGATGGCTTCATTCCCAGACTCGGACCTGCAGACCTGCCCGCTCTGCAAGGAGCTGTGCGGCTCCTCTGCTCccatctcctccagctcttctacctcttcatcttcctcacaTACCTCGTCCTCCTCCAGCCAGACCACCAGGAGACTCCACGTCCTGCCCTGCCTCCATGCCTTCTGCAGGCAGTGCCTAGAGGGCCAGCGCAGTCCCGGGGACCCGCTGAAGCTGCGATGCCCCACTTGCGACCAGAAGGTGTCCATCTCCGAGGCCGGGGTGGACTCCCTGCCTTCCTCCAACTTCCTCTTCAGCAACCTGCTTGACGTGGTGGTGAGCTCCGAGGAGCAGATCCAGAACAAGAACGGCCACCACCACAGAGGAGGCTTAGGTGGAGGCTCCTCCGGCTTCCATCACCCCCATGGAGGCCTGCTGCATCCGCACCACCTGGGAGAGCCTCAGTGCAGCTCCTGTGATGAGGAGAACCCAGCTACCTCCCACTGCCTTGACTGCCAGGAATATCTGTGTGACAACTGTGTGCGGGCACACCAGCGGGTGCGGCTGACAAAGGACCACTTCATTGAGCGCTTGGGAGAGAACCTCCACCTGGGCCGGGTCAACGCCAACAGCAACACGGGCCAGCCAGGAGTGTCGGTGTCCCTCGCCCAGTCCCTGCAAAACAACTTTGCCCTGCTGTCACTCTTCCAGGACCGCATGAGCTTCTGCCAACATCATGACAGTGAGGTGAGTAGAGCATAAAATACAACTCCAACCACAGCAGCTACAAAGACAGAGGGGACTGTGTATGCGTATTTAtatgaataatacattttcagaaatgattgggaaatgtatgtatgtcacACACATACTCGGGATGCCTTGGCATCTAAACCTACCCCACTAATCTGGTAGTGTTGGAAGTGTACcagcattttatttaatgtgcaCAATtacgcacattcacacacacactcctataGCGTAATAGCATTATCTGTGTAGTATAGAACCATACTGGGGGCCATATGGCCTTAGGTTCAAAGGGAGTTGAGTGGCTCTTCACCTAGTTCCCTGGAGACGAAGAGGCACGTGTGCTGAGCTGGATTTACACACACGCAGAGcctgcgtgcacacacacacacttagaggCATGGACACATGCAGTCTGGTTAATCTGTACCACACCATCCATTCAGGGCAGAGAGAGGCCCCTGTAGTAACTACACACATGTTTCTATGACCGTTAGAAGTCCTATCCATGGATATATTATGGAGATCTAGCTTTTCTCTGATAATGGGAAAGACAAGTTTGAACTGGGGCccaaagttcttttttttcttggatcATGTGATCTGGGCAAAGTAAACTACAAAGGCCTGTAAAACAGGAAACCAGCCTTTTCTTGGTTTAGTCATATGGTCAGGAAGAATAACAAAAAGCCTGAGTAGGGGGTCTTGAAATGTCATTCTTGTACTGCTTCTGGTTTCTGTTGAGGAGCTGAGGGAAGTTCTCCCTGCCCCGGAGCTGGGAGACACAGAGCACgaatttaaaaagtattttatcCGAGTAGTTAATCAAAAAAGTCTGGCAAAATGAGATCAAGTGAAGTCATCAAATGTTGAGTGCAGGAATCACACACTACATGCACTGTAGTATGTTTAGTACTGTTGTAAAGGATAGAGCTGTGTTAACGTTTTCACATAACCAATTAATGGAATAGGGTTACACGTTAATGTACACGCCTTATCACCTGTTAGCACATACAGTGTCAAACACTGGAGATGCTTCAGGATACCGTTCTTTATTAACTGGGCCTCAAAAAGCAGGCTTTTCATTCATTGTATCTCTCATATCTCTCATAAAAAAGGGCAATGTATTTGTTGTACAGGTAGTTCAGCCCTATTGTGAAACAGAAGCAAATAGCAAATATTTCTAATCCACTCAACTATATTTCAACTATATTTCTGATCATTCCAGTTACTGGCATCCCAATTCTCTATGATGTGACTTAAAGAAGTTGTCAGGACTTGGGACAGGAAGAAGCAGCAATGCATGGAAAAACATTGCTCAGGAACTGAGCCACTCTGTCTTGAACAAACTGTTGAGTCAGAG from Lates calcarifer isolate ASB-BC8 linkage group LG3, TLL_Latcal_v3, whole genome shotgun sequence harbors:
- the LOC127139052 gene encoding protein TOPAZ1; its protein translation is MRLAEKTSHRDTLEVLCNLPGIKEPNDLVDISRYSPLFNSHLQVCVDRQVLPVASDTVDFMLSKNLAVDHTMLHILLHKLGKQNLWLRAREVFRHSLGVGYYPGVSAPAGFMTLIVPCRLGEVELALTFEMFITVNATIILQLSETTTSCLSITLRRTQSVESEYLSAGSRLLSAACIPQPKLIVHYTAVNSSQEQVFTLDISSARRWLRHNHLWATEVWTH